The genomic window CCACGGCTGGCAGAAGTTCTCGACATGGGGCATCGACGGCACCCAGGCCGCATTCGCCGGTATGGACATCCCCCTCGCCGACGTCTCCGCGATCGTCGCCGCCACGATCGAACTCGTCGGCGGCATCCTGCTGCTCGTCGGCTTCGCCACCCGCATCGCCGGAGCACTGCTGTTCCTGAACATGGCGGGTGCGTTCGTCTTCGTCCACGTCGGCAACGGCCTGTTCGTCGGTGACGGCGGCTACGAACTCGTCCTCACGCTCGGGGTCGCCGCGCTGCTCGTCGCCGGCGTCGGTGCGGGCCGCTTCAGCGTCGACGCCGTCGTCGGGAAGAACTCCCGGATCCTGTCCGCCTCCTGACCGGTGACCCGACCACGGACGTCACCGCCAGCTCGGTAGCCACAACTCCCGCTGCCACGTCTCCGGCGTGATCGGAACGGCGGTGAGGATCGGCCACAACCACACGAAGTTCGCGACCACCAGCCCCACATAGAGGCACACCGCGAGCAGGCCGGTCCCACGCCGTTCCGCCGAATCCGATGCCCGCCCCAGGATGTCGCCCAGCACCAGCGCCGTCGCCATCACGAAGAACGGCGCCAACGCGACCGCATAGAAGTAGTACATCTGCCGGTCCAGCGTCACGAACCACGGCAGGAACGCCGCCGCATACCCCGTCAGGACCGTCGCGTACCGCCAGTCCCGGCCGACGAAGGTACGCCACAACGCCCATCCGAGAACCGGTAGCGCCAGCCACCACAGGGCGGGCGTGCCGATCAGCATGACAGCCTTGACGCAGCTCGACGCGCCGCACCCGGACACGTGCTCGCCCTCGGCGAAGTAGTACAGCATCGGACGCAACCCCATCGGCCACGTCCACGGCTTCGACTCCCACGGATGATGGTTGCCGGCCGAATTGGTCAGCCCCGAATGGAACTCGAGTACCTTCGCGCTGTAGTACCACAGCGACCGCAGCGCGTCCGGCACGAACGCGAACGGCCCGCCCGTCCCGATCCGGTTGCCGACCGCGTGCCGGTCCACCCCGGTCTCGCTCGCGAACCACGCCGCATACGTGCCCAGGTACACCACGATCGGCACCACCACGAGCGCGTACAGCGACGGGCCGATGTCCCGCAGCGCCGTCCCCACCCACGGCCGGTGCACCCCGTACCCGCGCCGCGCCGCGACGTCGAACCCGACACACAACAGACCGAAGAGCGCGATGAAGTACAGCCCGGACCATTTGGTGCCGCACGCCAGGCCCAGCATCACGCCCGCCCCGAACCGCCACCACCGCACCCCGAGCCGGGGACCGAAGTCGGAGACCGCGATCCGGCCCTCCGACCGCACCCGCGCCATCCGGGCCCGTACCTGATCCCGGTCGACGACGAGACAGCCGAGTGCCGCGACCGTGAACAGGGCCAGGAAGATGTCGAGCATCCCGAGCCGCGACGACACGAACGTGACACCGTCCACGATCAGCAGGATCCCGGCGATCGCCCCGACCAGCGTCGACCTGCTCATCCGTCGCACGATCCGCACCACGAGCAGCACCAGGATCGTTCCGGCGGCCGCCGACGCGAACCGCCATCCCCACGCGTTGTAGCCGAACAGTGCCTCACCGGCCGCGATCAACTGCTTGCCGACCGGCGGATGCACCACCAGCCCGTAACCGGGATTGTCCTCGACACCGCCGCCGGTGAGCACCTGCCAGCCCTGCGGCGCATAGTGCTTCTCGTCGAAGACCGGGGTCCCGGCGTCGGTCGGATAGTTCAACATCGTGAACCGGGTGATCGCGGCGAGCGCGGTGATCACCAACGTCACGATCCAGCCGCGCCGACGATCGGTCGGCCCGACATCGTTCACGGGTGCGAGTGGGGCCGGACTCACCGTCGCACGGGAACCGTCGGACGAGTCCGGACCCGGAGACACCGGGCGCTCGTCCGTCAGTGGGGTCACGCGTCGATCGTAGGCTGTCACCCATGACTGGTCGTCTCGTCCTCGCCGCAACTCCGATGGGTGACATCGGTGACGCCTCCGATCGCCTCCGCACCGCACTGGGATCGGCCGACGTCGTGGCCGCCGAGGACACCCGCCGCACCAAGGCGCTCGCCACCGCCCTCGAGGTGACGATCACCGGGCGGATCGTCAGCTTCTACGACCAGGTGGAGGTGACCCGGTTGCCGGCCCTCGTCGCGGACGTCGAGGCCGGCCACACCGTCCTGCTCGTCACCGATGCCGGTATGCCGTCGGTGAGCGACCCCGGCTACCGACTCGTCGCGGCATGCGTCGAGAAGGATCTTCCGGTCACGTGCCTGCCCGGACCGTCCGCGGTGACGACCGCGCTGGCCCTGTCGGGGCTGCCGGTCGAACGGTTCTGTTTCGACGGGTTCCCGCCGCGCAAGTCGGGACAGCGACGGACCTGGTTCGAGACGCTGCGCACCGAACAACGGGCATGCGTGTTCTTCGAGGCTCCGCACCGGCTGGCGGCGTGCCTGGCGGACGCGGTCGAGGTCCTCGGCGGGGAGCGGCGCGCCGCGGTGTGCCGGGAGCTGACGAAGACCTACGAGGAGGTGCGCCGCGGCACCCTCGCCGAGCTGGCCGCGTGGGCCGTCGACGGGGCCCGCGGTGAGATCACCGTCGTCCTCGAGGGGGCGCGGCCGGTGGCCGCCGACCCGGAGGATCTGGTGGGGGAAGTGGAGCGGCTCGTCGCCGACGGTGTCCGACTCAAGGACGCCTGCGCCCAGGTGGCTGCGGAGCAGTCTGCGGGTGTCTCGAAGCGGGAACTGTACGAGACCGTCCTGGCCGCCCGCCGCGACTGACGGCCGGGCCGGGGCCGCGACCGGATCGGGTGCGCAGCCCCCCGCCGACTCGTTCGGATCGAGACGTCAACGAGTGGTGTCGATCGAGATCGACACCGTTCCCGTTGCGGTCGGATCCGCGTCGGCGGGGGCCGCACCCAACAGCATCATCAGCCCCACCGTCGCGGCGATGACGAGCGCGGCGAGGGCTGCCGGCGGAGTCTTCGCCGTCAACTTCGTCGCCCGTTCGATCATCGTGCGCTCTTTCCTCCGCAGGCGTGTTCCGGTAGGGGCTACCCCTCGTACTACTCAGTCCCAGCCGGTGCCCGCCGCGGGCTCTGTGGGGCCGTTGTGCGTCGGTGTCGACTTTGCCCTGCTTCAGTGAATGCAGAAACCGGTGATTTCACTCGAGGCAGTATCATCCCAGTTCACAGGCCGTGAGGAATAATTCCGCAGCGGATATTCAGAGGCGGAAGAGGAGCGCGGAGGATGACGTCCGAGACGGACGACGGTGCGGACGAACCGTCACCGGGCGCGCAGGCCCGCCAGGATTTCGCCGATCACCTCCGGCTGCTGTTCGCCACCGCGGGCGGCCCCCCGCTCAAGAAGATCGCCTCCGAGGCGGCCGCTCTGACCCGGTCGATGGGCGGAGACAAGCCGGCGTCGGTGCAGCGGATCAGCGACTGGCGGTCGGGCAAGCGGATGCCGGCCGCGTTCGAGTCGGTGCGCCCGGTTCTGGCAGTGCTCATCAAGACGGCCCGAGCCCTGCACGTCGGTCCGCCCCCCGCGGACGGGCTGTTCTCGATGCAGCAGTGGGAGGCGCGGTGGCGCACTGCCACCTCGGCGCCCGCGGCCCGTGCGACGACGGCCACCGAGCCGGCGGCACCGGCACTGCCTGCCGGTGTCCGGCCCTACCGCGGACTGTCGCCGTACCGGGAGCGGGACGAGCGCCTGTTCTTCGGCCGGCGGACGAGCGTCGACCGGATCGTCGGTGCGGTCCTCGCCGCGCAGGGCCGCGGCCCGGTCGTCGTCACCGGCGCGTCGGGGGTCGGGAAGTCGTCGCTCGTGCAGGCCGGTCTGATCCCCGCGCTGCGGGGTCAGGAGAGCGAGGAGAGCGGCGAGGGAGATCGGGCAGGGTTCGCGCCGATCGTGTTCACCCCCGGCTCCCACCCGGTCGCCGCGTTGGTCACGGCCGTCCCCGAACTCGCGGACTGCGCCGCCACGGGGGACCACGAGCAGGTCGACGCCGCCCTGCGACGGGCCGCGC from Prescottella sp. R16 includes these protein-coding regions:
- a CDS encoding DoxX family protein; the encoded protein is MTFSPVARDLSLLIARIGLGVVFIAHGWQKFSTWGIDGTQAAFAGMDIPLADVSAIVAATIELVGGILLLVGFATRIAGALLFLNMAGAFVFVHVGNGLFVGDGGYELVLTLGVAALLVAGVGAGRFSVDAVVGKNSRILSAS
- the rsmI gene encoding 16S rRNA (cytidine(1402)-2'-O)-methyltransferase; this encodes MTGRLVLAATPMGDIGDASDRLRTALGSADVVAAEDTRRTKALATALEVTITGRIVSFYDQVEVTRLPALVADVEAGHTVLLVTDAGMPSVSDPGYRLVAACVEKDLPVTCLPGPSAVTTALALSGLPVERFCFDGFPPRKSGQRRTWFETLRTEQRACVFFEAPHRLAACLADAVEVLGGERRAAVCRELTKTYEEVRRGTLAELAAWAVDGARGEITVVLEGARPVAADPEDLVGEVERLVADGVRLKDACAQVAAEQSAGVSKRELYETVLAARRD
- a CDS encoding dolichyl-phosphate-mannose--protein mannosyltransferase, coding for MTPLTDERPVSPGPDSSDGSRATVSPAPLAPVNDVGPTDRRRGWIVTLVITALAAITRFTMLNYPTDAGTPVFDEKHYAPQGWQVLTGGGVEDNPGYGLVVHPPVGKQLIAAGEALFGYNAWGWRFASAAAGTILVLLVVRIVRRMSRSTLVGAIAGILLIVDGVTFVSSRLGMLDIFLALFTVAALGCLVVDRDQVRARMARVRSEGRIAVSDFGPRLGVRWWRFGAGVMLGLACGTKWSGLYFIALFGLLCVGFDVAARRGYGVHRPWVGTALRDIGPSLYALVVVPIVVYLGTYAAWFASETGVDRHAVGNRIGTGGPFAFVPDALRSLWYYSAKVLEFHSGLTNSAGNHHPWESKPWTWPMGLRPMLYYFAEGEHVSGCGASSCVKAVMLIGTPALWWLALPVLGWALWRTFVGRDWRYATVLTGYAAAFLPWFVTLDRQMYYFYAVALAPFFVMATALVLGDILGRASDSAERRGTGLLAVCLYVGLVVANFVWLWPILTAVPITPETWQRELWLPSWR